A region of Moorena producens PAL-8-15-08-1 DNA encodes the following proteins:
- a CDS encoding lysozyme produces the protein MSAITIKDIKLDSLSVEERHALDILVNLPVPQVIQLQELMELEVEDVISSIIIENFIELCQECGLNLSEAGVNKFKDANKLGNTGAVKGIIGPQTAQFYFDAIIKKVTPELPPGTDRNINQAGLDLVKEFEGLHKRCPDGRVEAYIDPVGIPTIGWGHTAGVRIGDMITVEQAEKLLRQDLESSESTVSNLVKVSLTDNEFSALVSFVFNIGPTAFRRSTLLRKLNQGNDQGAANEFLRWNKGGGRVLLGLSKRREAERKLFLS, from the coding sequence ATGTCAGCTATAACGATTAAAGACATCAAACTCGATAGCCTTTCTGTGGAAGAACGCCATGCACTTGACATTCTAGTCAATTTGCCAGTGCCTCAGGTTATTCAACTCCAAGAATTAATGGAATTGGAGGTAGAAGACGTTATTAGCTCAATAATTATAGAAAATTTTATTGAACTGTGTCAAGAATGCGGCTTGAACTTATCTGAGGCAGGAGTCAATAAGTTTAAAGATGCTAACAAACTCGGTAATACTGGAGCCGTAAAAGGAATTATTGGTCCTCAAACGGCTCAGTTTTACTTTGATGCTATCATCAAAAAAGTAACACCAGAGTTGCCACCAGGTACCGATAGAAACATTAACCAAGCTGGTTTAGATCTTGTTAAAGAGTTTGAAGGACTTCATAAAAGGTGCCCCGATGGCAGAGTAGAAGCTTATATCGATCCGGTGGGAATTCCTACTATTGGATGGGGTCATACGGCTGGTGTTCGCATCGGAGATATGATCACTGTTGAGCAAGCGGAGAAATTGCTCAGACAAGATTTAGAAAGTTCTGAATCTACGGTGAGTAATCTTGTCAAAGTATCACTGACTGATAATGAATTCTCTGCTCTAGTTAGCTTTGTGTTCAATATAGGACCAACAGCGTTTAGGCGCTCGACATTATTACGTAAGTTGAATCAGGGTAATGATCAAGGGGCTGCCAATGAGTTTCTTCGTTGGAACAAGGGTGGTGGTCGAGTCCTATTAGGCTTGAGCAAACGCAGAGAAGCGGAGCGTAAATTGTTTCTTAGTTAA
- a CDS encoding aspartate aminotransferase encodes MMVDLITPAQRLSALPPYVFARLDELKARAREQGLDLIDLGMGNPDGSAPQPVIEAAIAALKNPANHGYPPFEGTASFRRAITNWYHRRYDVELDPDSEALPLLGSKEGLAHLALAYVNPGDLILVPSPAYPVHFRGPLIAGGEIHSLVLKPENDWLIDLGAIPDQVAQRAKILYFNYPSNPTTATAPREFFEEIVAFARRYSILLVHDLCYAELAFDGYQPTSLLEIPGAKDIGVEFHTLSKTYNMAGWRVGFVVGNSRIIQGLRTLKTNLDYGIFAALQSAAEAALQLSDVYLQDVQNRYRRRRDFMIEGLAELGWQIPKSKATMYLWVPCPVGVGSTDFALDVLQQTGVVLTPGNAFGIGGEGYVRISLIAECDRLGEALNRLNKIATHSPTSSKWGLRSDNNNCQKMEHQ; translated from the coding sequence ATGATGGTAGATTTGATTACCCCAGCACAACGACTAAGCGCACTCCCTCCCTATGTATTTGCTCGTTTAGATGAATTAAAAGCAAGAGCCCGTGAGCAAGGGCTGGATTTGATTGACTTGGGGATGGGTAATCCTGATGGTTCAGCACCGCAGCCGGTGATCGAAGCAGCGATCGCAGCCTTAAAAAATCCCGCTAACCACGGTTATCCTCCCTTTGAGGGGACTGCTAGTTTCCGTCGGGCAATTACAAATTGGTATCACCGCCGCTATGATGTGGAGCTAGACCCGGACAGTGAAGCTTTACCTCTGTTAGGGTCTAAGGAAGGACTAGCTCACCTAGCCTTGGCCTATGTGAATCCGGGAGATTTGATTTTAGTACCTTCTCCTGCTTATCCGGTCCACTTCCGGGGTCCGTTGATTGCTGGGGGGGAAATTCACAGCTTGGTTTTGAAACCGGAAAATGATTGGCTGATTGATTTAGGGGCAATTCCGGATCAGGTTGCCCAACGAGCTAAGATACTCTATTTTAACTATCCCAGTAATCCGACCACCGCTACCGCCCCAAGGGAGTTTTTTGAAGAAATTGTTGCGTTTGCCCGTCGGTACTCAATTCTGCTGGTACATGACTTATGTTATGCCGAATTAGCATTTGATGGCTATCAGCCTACTAGTTTGCTGGAAATTCCTGGCGCTAAGGATATTGGTGTCGAATTCCATACCCTATCCAAAACTTATAATATGGCTGGCTGGCGCGTTGGCTTTGTAGTGGGGAATAGCCGCATTATTCAAGGGTTGCGTACTTTAAAAACTAATCTGGACTATGGCATCTTTGCTGCCTTACAAAGCGCTGCTGAAGCTGCCTTGCAACTGTCAGATGTTTACCTTCAAGATGTCCAAAACCGTTACCGCCGCCGCCGAGATTTCATGATTGAGGGTTTGGCCGAGTTGGGTTGGCAGATTCCTAAGTCCAAGGCAACCATGTATCTGTGGGTTCCTTGCCCTGTTGGGGTAGGTTCAACGGATTTTGCCCTGGATGTTTTGCAGCAAACTGGAGTAGTCCTCACCCCAGGAAATGCTTTTGGCATCGGGGGTGAAGGGTATGTGCGGATTAGTTTGATTGCGGAATGCGATCGCTTGGGTGAAGCCCTCAATCGGTTGAACAAAATCGCGACGCATTCCCCCACTTCGTCCAAGTGGGGGTTAAGGAGCGACAACAACAATTGCCAAAAAATGGAACACCAATAA
- the ltrA gene encoding group II intron reverse transcriptase/maturase, which produces MNKSKTRGFAPQSEWNKVNWRKLEMTVFKLQKRIYRASQRGDVSVVRKLQKTLTKSWSAKMIAVRQVTQENKGKKTAGIDGIKALNNKQRLTLVADLKISKKAQPTRRVWIPKPGKKEKRPLGIPVMYDRALQALTKQALEPEWEAKFEPNSYGFRPGRSCHDTIEAIFVATNRMPKWVLDADIAKCFDKINHDALLTKLNTYPSMRRLIKSWLKSGVMDNGTFSPTEEGTPQGGVISPLLANIALHGMEERIEQYAESMPGCKRDNKRAISLIRYADDFVIMHKNQNVVEDCKEVINTWLKDMGLELKPSKTKIVHTFDGFDFLGFNIRQYKVGKNHSKQGFKTLVKPSKEAISKHFRQLSNVIERHRAAPQKALIKHLKPILRGWCNYYRGVCSKETYTKLGYMLWNKLRRWGYRRHPKKSRTWVYKKYWGTKIEKAKKPGEKLKVDNWVFMDKEENYLPKHAETKIVRHVKIEKTRSPYDGDLIYWNTRMRKHPEMTSQKGRLLKRQKGKCAHCGLIFRDGDLLEKHHILPRSLGGNDSDKNLELLHLHCHDIKHGIKINSSELDENPF; this is translated from the coding sequence ATGAATAAGTCTAAAACTCGGGGGTTCGCCCCACAGTCGGAATGGAACAAAGTCAACTGGCGAAAGTTAGAAATGACAGTGTTTAAGTTGCAAAAACGTATATATCGAGCCTCCCAACGTGGTGATGTGAGCGTGGTAAGAAAACTCCAAAAAACACTAACAAAGTCCTGGTCAGCAAAAATGATTGCGGTTAGACAGGTCACCCAAGAGAACAAAGGTAAAAAGACTGCCGGAATAGATGGGATTAAAGCTTTAAATAATAAGCAACGTCTCACCTTAGTAGCCGACCTAAAAATCTCAAAAAAGGCACAACCTACCAGAAGGGTCTGGATTCCCAAACCTGGAAAGAAGGAAAAACGGCCTTTGGGAATCCCAGTCATGTATGACCGTGCTCTACAAGCACTCACCAAACAGGCACTAGAACCTGAATGGGAGGCAAAATTTGAACCTAATTCTTATGGGTTTAGACCAGGACGCTCATGTCATGATACTATAGAAGCTATATTTGTGGCCACCAATCGTATGCCCAAATGGGTACTCGACGCGGATATCGCCAAATGCTTCGATAAAATCAACCATGATGCACTTCTAACTAAATTAAATACATATCCATCCATGAGACGATTAATAAAGTCCTGGTTGAAATCCGGTGTGATGGATAATGGAACATTCTCACCTACAGAAGAGGGTACCCCTCAAGGTGGAGTCATCTCTCCACTTTTAGCGAATATAGCCCTCCACGGAATGGAAGAAAGAATTGAACAATACGCTGAATCAATGCCCGGATGTAAAAGGGACAATAAAAGAGCAATAAGTTTGATTCGATATGCAGATGACTTCGTTATCATGCACAAAAACCAAAACGTGGTAGAAGACTGTAAGGAAGTCATCAATACATGGTTAAAAGACATGGGATTGGAATTAAAGCCCAGTAAAACAAAAATAGTTCACACTTTTGACGGATTCGATTTCCTTGGATTCAATATCCGTCAATACAAAGTGGGGAAAAACCATTCAAAACAAGGCTTTAAAACGTTAGTCAAACCATCTAAAGAAGCAATTTCAAAGCATTTCAGGCAGCTCTCAAATGTTATAGAAAGACATAGAGCCGCTCCCCAAAAGGCGTTAATAAAACACCTAAAGCCTATTCTACGTGGATGGTGTAACTATTACAGAGGAGTCTGTAGCAAGGAAACATACACAAAACTAGGATACATGCTTTGGAACAAACTCCGAAGATGGGGGTATAGAAGACATCCCAAAAAATCAAGAACCTGGGTATACAAGAAATACTGGGGAACCAAAATAGAAAAGGCCAAGAAACCAGGAGAAAAACTCAAGGTGGACAACTGGGTATTCATGGATAAGGAAGAAAACTACCTTCCTAAACACGCCGAAACAAAAATTGTAAGGCATGTAAAAATCGAGAAAACCCGCAGCCCCTATGATGGCGACCTTATTTATTGGAACACCAGAATGAGAAAACATCCTGAAATGACCAGTCAAAAGGGAAGGCTTTTGAAAAGGCAAAAAGGGAAGTGCGCTCATTGTGGCCTTATCTTCAGGGACGGAGATTTACTGGAAAAACATCACATTTTACCACGTTCATTAGGAGGAAATGATTCAGACAAAAATCTGG
- a CDS encoding iron-containing alcohol dehydrogenase family protein, with the protein MTKQAPTSLLSLNVAPTQVVRCSLAESGNAIARLGNRPLIVGGQHTLATLASSLESVLEQHQLSYECASYSPDCSEKSLAKLSEAVAAHQSDLIIGIGGGKALDTAKILAHQCQLPVVTVPTSAATCAAWTALSNIYSDHGAFLYDVGLDRCPDLLVLDYSLIQTAPQRTLVAGIGDALAKWYEASVSSGSATDTLIIAAVQQARVLRDILFQKSVDALTQPGSEVWREVVDATVLLAGVIGGLGGARCRTVAAHAVHNGLTHIPAAHDSLHGEKVAYGILVQLRLEEMLQGNQLAASARQQLLKFYGELGLPQTLQDLGLGSITLAQLQKAAEIACGENSDIHRLPFKVLPEQLMAAMVSTRVLVEGSRQQLSLTTSTVEGCLSE; encoded by the coding sequence ATGACCAAACAAGCACCTACCTCCTTGCTTTCCCTAAACGTGGCACCGACTCAAGTAGTGCGTTGCTCCTTGGCAGAATCAGGAAATGCGATCGCACGGTTGGGAAATCGTCCTTTGATTGTAGGAGGCCAGCATACTCTGGCTACCCTAGCCTCATCACTGGAATCGGTTTTGGAACAGCATCAACTCAGTTATGAATGCGCATCCTACAGTCCTGATTGCAGTGAGAAGTCTTTAGCTAAACTCTCAGAAGCTGTTGCTGCTCATCAATCTGACTTGATTATTGGGATTGGCGGAGGTAAGGCGTTGGATACTGCTAAAATCCTAGCGCACCAGTGCCAGTTACCTGTGGTTACTGTACCCACCTCTGCTGCTACCTGTGCCGCTTGGACAGCTCTATCCAATATCTATTCTGACCATGGGGCTTTCCTGTATGATGTTGGACTTGACCGTTGCCCAGATTTATTGGTACTTGATTACAGCTTGATTCAGACAGCGCCCCAACGTACCCTAGTTGCTGGGATTGGTGATGCCTTAGCGAAGTGGTACGAAGCTTCAGTTAGTAGTGGTAGCGCTACAGATACTCTAATTATTGCGGCTGTCCAACAGGCAAGGGTATTGCGAGATATTTTGTTCCAAAAGTCCGTTGATGCTCTAACCCAACCTGGTAGTGAAGTTTGGCGGGAAGTTGTCGATGCAACAGTTTTACTGGCTGGTGTGATTGGGGGCTTGGGTGGAGCTCGATGTCGTACTGTTGCTGCCCATGCTGTACATAATGGTTTAACTCATATCCCAGCAGCTCACGATTCTTTACATGGTGAAAAGGTGGCTTATGGCATTTTAGTGCAGCTGCGTTTGGAAGAAATGCTTCAGGGGAACCAACTGGCAGCATCAGCACGGCAACAGTTGCTGAAGTTTTATGGTGAGCTTGGTTTGCCCCAAACTCTCCAAGACCTGGGATTAGGGTCGATTACCTTGGCTCAGTTACAGAAAGCAGCTGAGATTGCCTGTGGGGAAAATTCTGATATTCATCGGCTTCCGTTTAAGGTGCTTCCAGAACAGCTGATGGCAGCAATGGTTTCTACTAGGGTCTTAGTTGAGGGGAGTCGTCAGCAGTTAAGTTTGACAACCTCAACGGTTGAAGGTTGTCTGTCAGAATGA